In a single window of the Candidatus Saccharimonadales bacterium genome:
- a CDS encoding bifunctional phosphoglucose/phosphomannose isomerase produces MLDDLKFIHFRDGQDALGIAEKQPAQLEYAFELPHISGEFSNVVYAGMGGSALAALLAATWPGYNLPFEVCRDYHLPAYVSRETLFIASSYSGNTEETLSALAEAEEKGAKVLVIAGGGKLVEIAKEKGHSLLLLPKADQPRYAVFYNLKALVAILEAAGLLNKNEATKELHQTATFLTEVVKTWLPTVPQKDNPAKKLAMELAGNSIVIYGGPLMAPAAYKWKISFNENAKNVAWWNQLSEFDHNELIGWSSHPIEKPYAIVELRSGLENPRILKRFEVAEKLLSGRRPAPYIVKPEGQTVLEQLLWAVCFGDFVSIYVALLNNQNPAPVDLVEKFKKQLDQ; encoded by the coding sequence ATGCTCGACGATTTGAAGTTCATCCACTTCCGAGACGGGCAAGATGCGCTGGGTATTGCCGAAAAACAACCGGCACAGCTAGAGTATGCCTTTGAACTCCCACACATAAGCGGTGAATTTAGCAATGTGGTTTATGCGGGCATGGGTGGTTCAGCACTAGCTGCGTTGCTGGCTGCTACGTGGCCTGGCTACAATTTGCCTTTTGAAGTATGCCGCGATTACCATTTACCGGCATACGTTTCGCGGGAGACGCTTTTTATAGCCTCTAGTTATTCAGGCAATACCGAAGAAACACTTTCGGCTCTAGCCGAGGCAGAAGAAAAGGGCGCTAAGGTTCTAGTGATTGCTGGTGGCGGCAAGTTAGTCGAAATTGCCAAAGAAAAAGGGCACTCGCTTTTACTGTTGCCTAAAGCCGACCAGCCTAGGTATGCGGTTTTTTATAACCTTAAGGCCCTTGTGGCGATTTTGGAAGCCGCCGGCCTGCTCAACAAAAACGAGGCCACCAAGGAGCTGCACCAAACTGCCACATTTCTAACCGAAGTGGTTAAAACCTGGCTGCCAACGGTGCCGCAAAAAGATAATCCAGCCAAAAAACTAGCTATGGAGCTAGCCGGCAATTCGATCGTGATTTACGGCGGTCCGCTGATGGCGCCGGCTGCCTACAAGTGGAAAATAAGTTTTAACGAGAACGCTAAGAACGTAGCTTGGTGGAATCAGTTGAGTGAATTTGACCATAATGAACTGATTGGCTGGTCTAGCCATCCAATTGAGAAGCCTTACGCTATTGTGGAGCTGCGTTCCGGCTTAGAAAATCCTAGAATTTTAAAGCGGTTTGAGGTGGCCGAGAAATTGCTTTCCGGTCGCAGACCAGCACCGTACATTGTGAAGCCTGAGGGCCAAACAGTTTTGGAGCAGCTGCTTTGGGCAGTCTGCTTTGGCGACTTTGTGTCAATTTATGTAGCCCTGCTGAACAATCAAAACCCGGCACCGGTTGATCTGGTTGAAAAGTTCAAAAAACAACTCGACCAATGA
- a CDS encoding LuxR C-terminal-related transcriptional regulator — protein sequence MESLGELDQLEIPTGATDEPVPASQTEDRIRAVEVRLAIAAAEVGGIALDFLNIRDRSLPEGAESLTLAEHEHLKLMSQGLGIQEAAQQLWVTPETVKYHRSHVYKKLGVSGGLKAVAIYNEATNQETARKEKVIKAAGLLMMVANRIFQNNISIFRLSPEDQEMMARLSQALIPEDNKESAQKILGRIPLAMYEVLTMLDEGASRAQAAEKLCLSEEYVWEHMRRMYELFEVNQPGDVLKSIASLVKASGYAISFPSQAEGDPRDHMPKEVSELTNGELDVLGCVCLGLPNKHIAKERFVTPQTIKFHLTNIYEKLGVENRTAASAIAIRCGLVEWALTLDGSSDLMSTTRKVYLEKVKKVPGQV from the coding sequence ATGGAGAGCCTGGGAGAGCTGGATCAGCTCGAAATCCCGACCGGCGCCACTGACGAACCTGTTCCCGCCTCCCAAACAGAAGATCGGATACGCGCTGTCGAAGTTAGATTGGCCATAGCTGCCGCTGAGGTTGGCGGCATAGCTTTGGATTTTTTAAATATCCGGGATCGGTCGCTTCCTGAGGGAGCTGAATCTTTGACCCTTGCCGAACACGAGCACTTAAAGTTAATGAGCCAAGGGCTGGGTATCCAGGAAGCTGCCCAACAGCTGTGGGTTACGCCCGAAACGGTTAAGTATCACCGCAGCCATGTTTATAAAAAATTAGGCGTTAGCGGTGGGCTAAAAGCCGTGGCAATCTATAACGAGGCTACAAACCAGGAGACCGCAAGGAAGGAGAAGGTTATAAAGGCTGCCGGCCTATTAATGATGGTAGCCAATCGCATTTTCCAAAACAACATTAGTATTTTTCGACTATCGCCCGAAGACCAGGAAATGATGGCCAGGCTAAGCCAGGCGCTAATTCCGGAGGATAACAAAGAGTCGGCTCAAAAGATTTTGGGCAGAATTCCGCTGGCCATGTACGAAGTATTGACCATGCTTGACGAAGGAGCCTCCAGGGCGCAGGCGGCCGAAAAGCTTTGCCTTTCTGAAGAATATGTCTGGGAGCATATGAGACGAATGTACGAGCTCTTTGAAGTTAACCAGCCGGGGGATGTGCTTAAATCTATCGCTTCTTTGGTTAAGGCAAGCGGGTATGCGATCAGCTTTCCATCACAAGCCGAGGGAGATCCCAGGGATCACATGCCTAAAGAAGTGTCGGAATTAACTAACGGAGAGCTGGATGTACTGGGTTGTGTTTGTCTGGGCTTGCCCAATAAACACATAGCTAAAGAGCGGTTTGTTACGCCGCAGACTATAAAGTTTCATTTGACTAACATCTATGAGAAGCTCGGCGTAGAAAATCGTACGGCGGCCTCGGCCATTGCCATCCGGTGCGGACTTGTCGAGTGGGCGCTAACTTTAGACGGCTCAAGCGACCTTATGAGCACTACCAGAAAGGTATATTTAGAAAAGGTTAAAAAAGTCCCTGGGCAGGTATAG
- the groL gene encoding chaperonin GroEL (60 kDa chaperone family; promotes refolding of misfolded polypeptides especially under stressful conditions; forms two stacked rings of heptamers to form a barrel-shaped 14mer; ends can be capped by GroES; misfolded proteins enter the barrel where they are refolded when GroES binds), protein MAKKVFYDDDARTRVLKGAEILYNAVKTTMGPKGRNVVISKSYGAPSVTHDGVTVAKGVEVEDKDDETLGYKVGAELIKQAASKMNDVAGDGTTTVTVLTYHILNEANKLIAAGHNPMLLRKGLEAAAQDVLNQLSGMSEDIAGKKERVAEVATISAGDAEIGALIADVMEKVGKDGVVTVEEGQGLALESEVVEGFSMDRGYVSPYMVTDTERMEAVYDKPAILITDAKISSIQEFLPMLEKLAQSGKKDLVLIAEDVEGEAMGTLILNKLKGVFNTVAVKAPAFGDRRKDILNDIAILTGGEVISEETGTTFENADVSVIGSARKVIVTKDETTIIEGAGSAEAIKARIAQINKQVDAATSEYDKENLEKRRAALSGKVAVIKVGGATETEIEEKKYRVDDAVAAVKAAMSEGVVPGGGVTLVNLSDHIKIDSTDELVEGKQLFKTALLRPFYELMHNSGLNPDEWLPKIREHKNPGQGVDVNTPDKLVDLKSEGIIDPTRVAREVIQNAVSIAGTAMTMGALVVDIPEKSAPAAPDMGGMGMM, encoded by the coding sequence ATGGCCAAGAAAGTTTTTTATGATGATGACGCCCGCACCCGCGTCTTAAAAGGTGCCGAGATTTTATATAACGCCGTGAAAACTACCATGGGCCCGAAGGGACGCAACGTGGTAATCAGCAAAAGTTACGGCGCGCCGAGTGTCACGCACGACGGCGTGACGGTAGCCAAGGGCGTAGAAGTTGAAGACAAAGACGACGAAACGCTGGGCTACAAAGTCGGCGCCGAACTGATCAAGCAAGCCGCCAGCAAGATGAACGACGTTGCCGGCGACGGCACCACTACCGTTACGGTTTTGACCTACCACATTTTAAACGAGGCCAACAAGCTGATCGCCGCTGGCCATAACCCGATGCTGCTTAGAAAAGGCCTGGAAGCTGCCGCGCAAGACGTGCTTAACCAGCTGTCCGGCATGAGCGAAGACATTGCCGGCAAAAAAGAGCGCGTAGCCGAAGTCGCCACAATTTCCGCTGGCGACGCTGAAATTGGCGCGCTGATTGCTGACGTTATGGAAAAAGTTGGCAAAGACGGCGTGGTAACCGTTGAAGAAGGCCAGGGTTTGGCGCTCGAGAGCGAAGTTGTCGAAGGCTTCAGCATGGACCGCGGCTACGTTAGCCCCTACATGGTGACTGATACCGAGCGTATGGAAGCCGTTTATGACAAGCCGGCGATTTTGATTACTGACGCTAAGATTTCTAGCATCCAGGAATTTCTTCCGATGCTCGAGAAACTAGCTCAGAGCGGCAAGAAAGATCTGGTTTTGATTGCCGAGGACGTCGAAGGCGAAGCCATGGGCACGCTGATCCTCAACAAACTGAAAGGCGTGTTTAATACCGTCGCCGTCAAGGCTCCGGCCTTCGGTGATCGTCGCAAAGACATTTTGAACGACATTGCTATTTTGACCGGCGGCGAGGTAATTAGCGAAGAGACCGGTACTACTTTCGAAAACGCCGACGTCAGCGTGATCGGTAGCGCCCGCAAAGTTATCGTCACCAAGGACGAGACGACGATTATCGAAGGCGCTGGTTCGGCCGAAGCTATCAAGGCCCGCATCGCTCAAATCAATAAGCAAGTCGATGCGGCTACAAGTGAATACGACAAAGAAAATCTAGAGAAGCGCCGCGCGGCGCTCTCCGGCAAGGTTGCCGTTATCAAAGTCGGCGGTGCCACCGAGACAGAAATTGAAGAGAAGAAATACCGCGTCGATGACGCCGTGGCCGCCGTTAAGGCCGCTATGAGCGAAGGCGTTGTACCGGGCGGTGGCGTAACGCTCGTAAATCTTAGCGATCATATAAAGATTGACTCAACGGATGAGTTAGTAGAAGGCAAGCAGTTGTTCAAAACAGCCCTGTTAAGACCGTTTTATGAGTTAATGCATAATTCTGGCCTTAATCCTGACGAATGGTTGCCAAAGATCCGTGAGCACAAAAACCCAGGCCAGGGCGTAGATGTTAATACACCGGACAAGTTGGTCGACCTTAAGTCCGAAGGAATAATTGACCCAACCCGCGTGGCTAGAGAAGTTATCCAAAACGCTGTTAGCATCGCCGGGACGGCCATGACCATGGGCGCGCTAGTTGTCGACATCCCAGAAAAATCTGCCCCGGCCGCCCCTGACATGGGCGGTATGGGCATGATGTAG
- a CDS encoding co-chaperone GroES, whose product MSSLNPLNEWVVAEQEEAVTKTASGLYLPDKAAEKPKVAKVLKVGKGVKEIKPGDRIVYKSYSTTEVKVEDKEYILVKEEDILATVK is encoded by the coding sequence ATGTCTAGTTTAAATCCATTGAACGAGTGGGTCGTGGCCGAGCAAGAAGAGGCCGTGACTAAAACTGCATCTGGCCTGTACTTGCCAGATAAAGCCGCCGAGAAGCCAAAAGTGGCCAAAGTTTTAAAGGTTGGCAAAGGGGTAAAAGAAATTAAGCCGGGTGACCGGATTGTTTATAAGTCCTACTCGACAACCGAGGTCAAGGTTGAAGACAAAGAGTACATTTTAGTTAAAGAAGAAGATATTTTAGCGACCGTAAAGTAA
- a CDS encoding arginine deiminase family protein — protein MAKNILMCAPDFFDIEYEINVWMHQENQVAEETAEDQWRKLYKIYSEKLGWNVKLIDPVKGLPDMVFATDCCLMIDDKILLSSFRFPERQPETEHFEKWFRAKGYTKIKKAKNFFEGGGDNLICGNKILAGHGFRSSPEAATELQSYFDREVVSLKIVDPRFYHLDTSLAVLSDDTVASYLPALDEASQKRLKAAVPNVIEATLEEAQGFGLNAVSDGHTVITSNESESLLAKYRTAGFEVIGTPILEFRKSGGGVKCLTLDLDH, from the coding sequence ATGGCCAAAAATATCTTGATGTGCGCTCCTGACTTTTTTGATATCGAATACGAAATCAATGTTTGGATGCACCAAGAAAACCAAGTTGCTGAAGAAACCGCCGAAGACCAGTGGCGCAAACTTTATAAAATTTACTCTGAAAAACTTGGCTGGAACGTCAAATTAATCGACCCCGTCAAAGGCCTGCCTGATATGGTATTTGCCACCGACTGCTGCCTGATGATAGATGACAAAATCCTACTTTCCTCTTTCCGATTTCCGGAACGCCAGCCCGAAACCGAGCACTTTGAAAAATGGTTCCGCGCCAAAGGTTATACCAAGATCAAAAAAGCTAAAAACTTCTTCGAAGGCGGTGGCGATAATTTAATTTGTGGTAACAAGATCCTAGCCGGCCACGGCTTCCGCTCTAGCCCGGAAGCGGCCACGGAACTGCAAAGTTACTTCGACCGCGAGGTTGTCAGTCTAAAAATCGTCGACCCGCGCTTTTATCATTTGGATACTTCCCTAGCCGTGTTATCCGACGACACGGTCGCCAGCTACCTGCCGGCCCTCGACGAAGCCAGCCAAAAACGCCTAAAAGCCGCTGTTCCAAATGTTATCGAAGCCACGCTAGAAGAAGCCCAAGGCTTTGGCTTAAACGCTGTAAGTGACGGTCACACCGTAATTACCAGCAACGAGTCAGAAAGCTTGCTCGCTAAATACCGCACCGCCGGTTTTGAAGTAATTGGCACGCCAATTTTAGAATTCCGAAAAAGCGGCGGCGGCGTTAAGTGTTTGACTCTCGACCTAGACCACTAG
- a CDS encoding UDP-N-acetylmuramoyl-L-alanyl-D-glutamate--2,6-diaminopimelate ligase, producing MNPRTIVKKFVPKKVFRTVEPYGHLGEAVALNTLKGFPSQSLKVIGVTGTNGKTTTCFLIHRMLHEAGYKVGLMTTVAYGVGDDIKPQIEHMTTAGVPVLLKRFKYMQEQGVDWLILETTSHALAQYRVWGVPYSVAVMTNITEEHLDYHGTFEKYRDAKRKLFKLTNKNRKGLRTGIINAEDPSAELFAQDIKNPVTYGIKRGDLKAKNVEMNASGSRYSVEIGSDKYNITCHLPGSFNVYNSLAALGVGRTLGLSVEQIEQGIAALKSVEGRMVTVDEGQDFEVIVDYAHTPDSFEKLFKDIKPLVKGKLIVMFGSAGRRDEKKRAVQGELAGKYADIVFVTEEDDRDMDGLAIMEEIAAGAEKIGKIRERDLFLIHKREEAIAAAFKVAKKGDVVLLLGKGHEKSILSNGPKAAELRHLQQDDANQERVIERPYDEVKAARTALRNR from the coding sequence ATGAACCCGAGAACAATAGTTAAAAAGTTCGTGCCAAAAAAAGTATTCAGAACCGTCGAACCTTACGGGCACCTAGGGGAGGCCGTAGCGCTGAATACGCTAAAGGGATTTCCATCTCAGAGTCTAAAAGTTATAGGCGTAACCGGCACCAATGGCAAGACAACTACCTGTTTTCTGATCCATCGGATGCTACATGAAGCAGGTTATAAAGTCGGTCTGATGACAACTGTGGCCTACGGTGTTGGTGACGACATTAAGCCGCAGATAGAACATATGACTACTGCCGGCGTACCAGTGCTGCTCAAGCGGTTTAAGTATATGCAAGAGCAAGGTGTGGATTGGCTAATTTTAGAGACAACCAGTCATGCACTGGCTCAATACCGGGTGTGGGGCGTGCCATATAGCGTGGCGGTTATGACGAATATCACCGAAGAGCACCTAGATTATCATGGCACGTTCGAGAAGTACCGAGATGCCAAACGAAAGTTGTTCAAGCTAACAAACAAAAACCGCAAAGGCCTGCGAACCGGAATAATAAACGCCGAGGACCCAAGTGCGGAGCTTTTTGCCCAGGATATTAAAAATCCAGTAACATACGGTATCAAGAGGGGTGACTTAAAAGCCAAAAACGTAGAAATGAACGCCAGCGGTAGCCGATATAGCGTTGAAATCGGTAGCGACAAATACAACATCACATGCCATTTGCCAGGCAGTTTTAACGTTTATAACTCTTTAGCGGCGTTGGGAGTTGGCCGAACTCTAGGTTTGAGTGTCGAGCAAATAGAACAGGGAATAGCTGCTCTAAAAAGTGTAGAGGGTCGGATGGTAACGGTGGATGAGGGCCAAGATTTTGAGGTAATTGTGGATTACGCTCACACCCCGGACAGCTTTGAAAAACTGTTCAAAGACATCAAGCCGCTAGTTAAAGGCAAGTTAATCGTGATGTTCGGTTCGGCTGGACGGCGCGACGAAAAGAAGCGAGCCGTGCAAGGCGAGCTGGCTGGCAAATATGCCGACATTGTATTCGTAACCGAAGAAGACGACCGTGATATGGACGGTCTAGCCATCATGGAAGAAATAGCCGCTGGTGCCGAGAAGATCGGTAAAATTCGGGAAAGAGATTTATTTTTAATACACAAGCGTGAAGAAGCCATTGCAGCTGCCTTTAAGGTCGCCAAGAAAGGTGACGTAGTATTGCTGCTCGGCAAGGGTCACGAAAAATCCATCCTCTCTAATGGGCCAAAAGCCGCTGAACTGCGGCACTTGCAACAAGACGATGCCAATCAAGAACGCGTGATCGAGCGGCCCTATGACGAAGTTAAGGCTGCTCGCACGGCGCTTCGTAACCGGTAA
- the tsaD gene encoding tRNA (adenosine(37)-N6)-threonylcarbamoyltransferase complex transferase subunit TsaD: protein MRILGIESSADETSAAVVEDGKNLLSNIVASSLKLHEVYGGIVPEIAARSHLEVIIPTIEKALADAGTNWQDIDAIAVTKGPGLIGSLLIGVLTARTLAISKNKPLYAVNHVEAHVYANFITETKLQNYQLPKHQPQFPCLALIVSGGHSQLVLFKNHGDYQILGQTRDDAVGEAYDKVAKMLGFPYPGGPSIEKAARLGNPQAINLPQAKLDGEYEFSFSGLKTAVLRAAQALIGEDYTFPSSKLPERLNEAQKADIAASFERAALLALVDATAKATIRLNPKSIVIAGGVAASGGLRRELEDKLPLAPTYTDMKLCTDNAAMIASLAYYRHSMDTPADTYSLSPEPNLAM from the coding sequence ATGAGAATCTTAGGGATTGAAAGCTCAGCCGATGAAACCAGCGCTGCCGTAGTGGAAGATGGCAAAAATCTACTGTCCAATATAGTGGCCAGCAGTCTAAAGCTGCACGAGGTTTACGGCGGCATCGTCCCGGAAATTGCTGCTCGTTCCCATCTAGAAGTAATAATACCGACTATAGAAAAGGCCTTGGCCGACGCCGGAACTAATTGGCAAGATATTGACGCTATCGCCGTAACTAAAGGACCGGGCTTAATTGGCAGCTTGCTCATAGGCGTCTTAACCGCCAGAACGTTGGCCATCTCAAAAAACAAACCTCTATACGCCGTCAATCACGTAGAAGCCCACGTTTATGCCAATTTCATAACCGAAACTAAGCTTCAGAATTACCAGCTGCCCAAGCACCAGCCTCAGTTCCCCTGCCTTGCCCTAATTGTCTCTGGCGGTCACTCTCAGCTAGTTTTGTTCAAGAATCACGGCGACTACCAGATTCTCGGACAGACACGCGACGACGCCGTCGGCGAAGCCTACGACAAGGTCGCCAAAATGTTGGGCTTTCCCTACCCTGGCGGGCCCAGCATCGAGAAAGCCGCGCGCCTAGGCAATCCTCAGGCAATCAATTTGCCGCAAGCTAAGCTTGATGGCGAATACGAATTCAGCTTTTCAGGCCTTAAAACAGCCGTTTTAAGAGCCGCTCAAGCTTTAATCGGTGAAGATTACACATTTCCTTCTTCTAAGCTTCCAGAGCGCTTAAATGAGGCTCAAAAGGCTGACATTGCCGCCAGCTTTGAGCGAGCCGCTCTTTTGGCTCTGGTGGACGCTACAGCTAAAGCTACCATCAGACTAAATCCTAAAAGCATAGTCATCGCCGGTGGAGTAGCCGCCAGTGGGGGGCTGCGGCGCGAATTAGAAGACAAACTACCCCTTGCTCCCACTTATACAGATATGAAACTGTGCACCGATAATGCCGCCATGATTGCCTCCCTGGCCTATTACCGCCATTCAATGGACACTCCAGCCGACACTTACTCCCTGTCGCCCGAGCCAAATTTAGCAATGTAG
- a CDS encoding valine--tRNA ligase translates to MKLSSAYEPADYESDIYSLWEKAGVFKADPKSSKPHFSISMPPPNETGSLHAGHAIFLTLQDLMARHARQTGKDVLWLPGTDHAALAVNALMEKRLAEQGTSREKIGREEFLRQTREFVSQNRGNMNAQIKAMGSSVDWSRARYTLDEALNRCVNETFVKMYDRGLIYRGHRIVNWDPKLQTVVSDDEVVYKEEKAPFYTLQFGPFQIGTARPETKFGDKYVVMHPDDERYKHFKDGDTFECEWINGKITATVVKDEAIDPEFGTGVMTITPWHDHTDFEIAERHGLEKEQIIDFDGKLLPIAGEFAGQGIDEARPKIVEKLQAKGLMVDIDENYIHNVAINDRGKGVIEPQIRLQWFVDVNRPAVEWKGQLRSLKEVMRAVIDDEDIRILPTRFEKVYFHWIDNLRDWCISRQIWWGHRIPVWYKAEERYVGVNAPEGEGWQQDPDTLDTWFSSALWTWSTLIDQDLAKDFSLSLEDILAHSLDFQTYHPTSVMETGWDILFFWVARMILATTFMTGQVPFKTVYLHGLVRTEAGKKMSKSDPEGNVDPVEIISEYGADALRLALISGVSAGNDQRLGKGRIIASRNFCNKLWNIARYIETNASGDLSVDPEPKTVADHWILNKLSIVQASINRDVSGFKFGEAYDTLYHFIWDDLADWYIEASKAEQNQSVLAYALKTSLLLAHPFAPFVTEAIWQQLGWGNTVLAAIEQAKLPAFDQAASQEFEDVKEIVTEARRIAKTLNVPKPDMVFESEPLVAQNKELILRLAKLGSVREVTKGEGLRLTSINRVIWLDIDKTKARDHADKLAERVKAVEVNIANLESRLANKSYAERAPAELVGQTKAQLKQEQDALERLNEELAEFKALGGL, encoded by the coding sequence ATGAAGTTATCGAGCGCTTATGAGCCCGCAGATTATGAATCCGACATCTATTCCCTCTGGGAGAAGGCAGGGGTCTTTAAAGCCGACCCCAAGAGTTCTAAGCCTCACTTTTCTATCAGCATGCCGCCACCCAACGAAACCGGCAGCTTGCATGCCGGCCACGCCATTTTCTTGACTCTGCAAGATCTTATGGCCCGTCATGCGCGCCAAACCGGCAAAGACGTTCTTTGGCTCCCAGGAACCGATCACGCTGCTCTTGCTGTGAATGCGCTTATGGAAAAACGGCTGGCGGAGCAGGGGACTAGTCGAGAAAAAATTGGCCGAGAAGAGTTTCTACGCCAAACTCGGGAGTTCGTTAGCCAAAACCGCGGCAATATGAATGCTCAGATCAAGGCCATGGGCTCTAGCGTTGATTGGAGCCGGGCTCGCTACACCTTAGACGAGGCTCTAAACCGCTGCGTTAATGAAACCTTTGTCAAAATGTACGACAGGGGTCTAATTTACAGAGGTCACCGCATTGTTAACTGGGATCCTAAGCTTCAGACCGTAGTCTCCGACGACGAAGTCGTTTATAAGGAAGAGAAGGCACCATTTTACACTTTGCAGTTTGGCCCCTTCCAGATTGGCACTGCCCGCCCAGAGACTAAGTTTGGCGACAAGTACGTCGTGATGCACCCTGATGATGAACGTTATAAACACTTCAAAGACGGCGACACTTTTGAGTGCGAGTGGATCAATGGCAAAATTACCGCCACGGTGGTCAAAGACGAAGCGATTGATCCAGAGTTTGGCACCGGTGTCATGACCATCACGCCGTGGCACGACCACACGGATTTTGAGATTGCCGAACGCCATGGCCTAGAGAAAGAACAAATTATTGATTTTGACGGCAAGCTACTGCCCATAGCCGGAGAGTTTGCGGGGCAGGGTATAGACGAAGCCAGACCAAAAATCGTTGAAAAGCTCCAAGCTAAAGGTTTGATGGTTGATATTGATGAGAATTACATTCACAACGTCGCCATCAATGACCGCGGCAAAGGAGTTATTGAACCGCAAATCCGTTTGCAGTGGTTCGTAGACGTTAACCGCCCGGCAGTTGAATGGAAGGGTCAGTTGCGCAGCTTGAAAGAGGTTATGCGGGCCGTTATCGACGATGAAGATATCAGGATCCTGCCAACCCGCTTTGAGAAAGTTTACTTCCACTGGATCGACAATTTGCGCGACTGGTGCATATCGCGTCAAATCTGGTGGGGACACCGCATTCCGGTTTGGTACAAGGCCGAAGAGCGTTACGTTGGCGTAAACGCGCCCGAAGGCGAAGGCTGGCAACAAGACCCAGACACACTTGATACCTGGTTTTCTAGCGCGCTTTGGACCTGGAGCACACTGATTGATCAAGATTTAGCCAAAGATTTTTCCCTGTCTTTAGAAGATATTTTGGCCCATAGTTTAGACTTCCAGACTTACCACCCCACCTCTGTTATGGAGACCGGTTGGGACATTTTATTTTTTTGGGTGGCGCGTATGATTCTGGCCACCACATTTATGACTGGCCAAGTTCCCTTTAAAACTGTTTACCTGCACGGCTTAGTGCGCACCGAAGCCGGCAAAAAAATGAGCAAGAGCGACCCCGAGGGCAATGTTGATCCAGTAGAAATTATTAGCGAATATGGCGCTGATGCTCTGCGACTGGCATTAATATCAGGCGTTAGCGCCGGTAATGACCAACGTTTGGGGAAGGGAAGGATTATTGCCAGCCGTAACTTCTGCAATAAGCTATGGAACATCGCCCGTTACATTGAAACTAATGCCTCTGGCGACTTAAGCGTAGACCCCGAACCAAAGACTGTCGCCGATCATTGGATACTTAACAAGTTAAGTATTGTTCAGGCGAGTATAAACCGCGATGTTTCCGGTTTTAAGTTTGGCGAAGCCTACGACACCCTCTATCACTTTATTTGGGACGATTTAGCCGATTGGTATATCGAGGCCAGCAAGGCAGAGCAGAACCAGAGCGTTTTGGCCTATGCCCTAAAAACCAGCTTGCTGCTGGCCCATCCTTTTGCTCCGTTCGTTACCGAAGCCATTTGGCAGCAATTGGGCTGGGGGAACACTGTTCTAGCCGCCATAGAACAGGCTAAGCTTCCGGCTTTTGATCAAGCAGCATCACAGGAATTTGAAGATGTTAAAGAAATCGTTACCGAAGCCAGACGCATAGCTAAAACTCTAAATGTACCAAAGCCCGACATGGTTTTTGAAAGTGAACCGTTAGTTGCGCAGAATAAAGAACTTATCTTAAGGCTCGCTAAGCTGGGTAGTGTTCGTGAGGTTACTAAGGGTGAAGGCCTTAGGTTGACCTCGATAAACAGAGTTATTTGGCTCGACATAGATAAAACTAAGGCTCGTGACCACGCCGATAAACTTGCTGAACGCGTTAAGGCAGTTGAGGTAAATATCGCTAATCTAGAAAGCCGACTCGCTAATAAAAGCTATGCGGAGCGAGCACCGGCTGAGTTGGTTGGGCAGACCAAAGCTCAGCTCAAGCAAGAACAAGACGCACTTGAACGCCTAAACGAGGAGTTAGCCGAGTTTAAAGCTCTAGGTGGGCTTTGA